The Ricinus communis isolate WT05 ecotype wild-type chromosome 8, ASM1957865v1, whole genome shotgun sequence sequence AAAAGAGATggaaattctaattaaaaaaagaaaaaagaaaagaaaaaggagtgGCTTCTTTCTGGATTCttccttttatcttttatcttgttttatttggtacttgtttttctttttcttttttgagctAAATGTAGGGGAAAGACAAACAACTCATCATAGCCTTAGTTGTATTCTTGGgcaagtatatatatatatatatatctcctTCTaaaacttcctttccaggcctcaTATCATTGTGGGCACTATAGTGATAGTTTTATTGGAAAGAAAAACATATGGTTTTGCACTAAAGCAATCTTATCCACAAGTCTACTATAAACTATTGCAAATGATCATTGATCAATGGTAACCAATTAGTagtaattaattgtttgtaGAAAATGACAACCCAAGAAAGAGATTAGATGAGGTGGCTTTTGTTTGTGGTGGTGGTTCATGGAAAATGAAATGGTGCCCTTGATCCCTTAAGGTAGTAGTTGAATAggttttgttaaaaaaaaaaaagaagaaaatttagGTCAATAGACATTGGGATTCCTTGCTTTTTCTAAAGGTGCTCATCTCTttgtataaattattagttggatgataattttttttaccttaTCTTGTCATTAGTTTAAGGCATTCTAAACCCAAAATTAGGTGAGGTTATAGCTGtttgatgatgcaaatttTTGGATTAAATTAAAGTGAGGGTTAGTTATTTGCCATTTGGACCTCTACATGATTGGAAGATGCTTTCTTACTGATGGGACTGTTTTAAGGGGcaagaaaattcaattttttattttttattttttaagatttcttttGGGTGATtggattattattaattgattcattttttattgttattttggtgaaaattgattcattttatTCCTTATCACATAGAGTGGCCACAAGGAAACGACAacattttttcaatatttatttattggtaAGAGTAACAATTACATACATTATGACTTTCTTGTTAGAAAATTGTGTTAAGTAAGTACTAAAGTATTTGATTGGATGTGTATATTTTATAGTATCGTATaaacaacttttaattttctgaaTAACAGAAAAATTCAATGTCATATGATGTGCTCATAGTTTTAGCCATTTCAATATTAGTattgtattctttatttttcttaaatttattaagagtTGGAAGGAATGGACACATTATATTCtatccaataaaattattactttttaatataaagtttaccataaaattattaataattctcAATTCCTATGCATATTTTTGTGATTAGCTTTTCTGCTCTCTCCAAATTGGTGTCATTGatgtaattataaaaacaaaagcaagaagagaagACAAAAGGCTACAATGTTTATTTAAAAGTCCATAATATAGAAAACCAAAACACTTGCCCATGTCAGTTTTTCATAATAATGGCTCAAATATTGCTGAGTAGTAACTTTCTATTAAGAATGTTTGTATCACTTACTGctatcataattttcttgTCAGAATGGTCAATATGATCTTTTATCCTCACCTTTTAAATCCCCATATCATGAAATGAATTTGCACACCTTTGAATGGTTTTTGAACCTTCTTGTGTTCATCACTAGTTTGTTCCACACaattcacatattaaaaaagtagAGATAGCAATTGATAATGGACAGAATCTTGGTGGGTTTTGTGATTTCCATTTAGCTCATGGGATGGAAAAGATTggaatttatgtataattttctttcataatcTTACAATTCTTAAGATTATAACACTTTCTATATAttaaactttaatattttcacaCTAGATACACACatgttagatttaatttttcctactattaataatattggATAATAACTAcataatattagataataatgccacatatttgtcaaaattgtGCAATTTGAAtgtattatattgttattgTGAGTGTTATGGGATGAATAAACAAATCATGACAATTTATATAGGGTAACAATTGGGCTTAATTATGTAAggattgggcttaattaatCTTGTCCAGCTCCTATGGCTAACAGGATGGGGCAGGGCAGGTAAAGGGGGGCTTATTTTAAAGCCATAGAATGTTAATCATGTCCTATCTTGGACCAATTCATTATCCACACACAAAGAACCTTTCCAATTAGGTTTGATCATTAAAGATGGAccttattattgttatttactACTTATTCATGGAGCTCATTGAATATCATGATATTGGCATGCACTTATTATTCCCTTCTTTAGGCTTTCAAAACAAGGTAAATAGGAAGACAAGGAAACCCTTTATCGCACAAGGGCAGCTCTTGTGATTTAGGAGGTGAAATTGCCATAACATGTGAAGCCCCAAAGGGTCCATTATAACTTGAACAAGattcttgtgttctttataAATGGGTCTGTACATGGGCTCCTTGTTAGGTCACTTTCACTCCCAACTCACACAAGCACACACCAAATTTTGGAACTAGATACAAGCAAGGATAAAAATCATGAAGGATGATAtgatttaagtttttatttttttttttaattttttactttgattaattttaaaagaaatgaaattttttgaactctttatttattatattataatgcAGATACTCAATTGttataaatttcttatacttaaaaatctattttacaaaaagaaaaagaaattcaaaattgaatttctaatCTTTCCATGCTTGTGCTTGTGATGTACATgtgatttaaatattagtaGTGGAGAGGAAAAGCATTGATTTTAGAGGCAGCATGCTTTACCTCTTTGCAATCACCCATTATAATTGCTAACATTATGAATTGTGCTTATGCTTTGCTGATCCTCCAAGCTAAGGAAAGTAGGGAACTTACCATttgtttatatctttttctttttgtattttgttttCCAATGACATTCTTGATTATTAGGGTATGCAACACTGACAACAAGGCTTGATTAACAAACACAGTTTAGGTGATTAAGCTTTTATTAAACGTTAATCAACCGCACGCATGCATGCACTTAGTAGCCCTTTCTTGCATTTCAATACACATAATAGGCATGTGTTGGCATAAACATCATTTTGTGTGGGCGCTTAAGACAACGAATTAGATAGAGACATTTGGGAGATCTTTTTAGCTCGGAGGTGAAAAGAAACACACACGCATCTtggatattattaattaaaaccaATTTTAAGTAAATTTATTGTCATGCGAAATCCATTTTGATagattattttcaatttgcaCAAGATTTAAGAAGTtcagtttttttaattaatttcttttcaatcaatttttttactaaaatagtcttaataaatttttaatgtcatgtaattcaaaaatttagtGGATCTGACGAcctatctattattttttagatctaaataaaaagaattttttaataaaatccaacaattttacttagtaatttgtgatttttaaaattaaataaatagaaattatagaTGTTATTAGTTATGTTAACTAATGAATggtattttagatatttaatcttaaactaacaattaaaaaaggagagtgatatatattttttaaacagatcaaaaatgaaaaatgacctatcaaaattaaacagaatgagtaattaatattagttagtaatttttttcaacCAAAGATTATAACTTTGATAGAAAggttatataaaaaaaatcaatatttttttttaattttcaagataatttatttagttctAAACTTTGTATCTTAAGTGATAAgttaaatatctaattttctttttcttttataagaaACTAAGAGACTCTCATCAATATTGTTGATGGAAAGACTCGAATTCAAATAGAATATTGATGAAAAGACTCGAATTCAAGTATGTCAAAAATCAAGTTATTTTGTTCAacctttttataatatttaacctATGAAAGGATTTTTAGTCTTTTTGGAAAGAAGTTAGAACCAATCTCGAATATCAAAAGCTATATGTAACTAACAAGGACGATTAAGAGTACTAGGGCTATTGAACATATGATTTGCATTAACAATCCCCACTTAGCATATGTATTATGAAAGATACTCATCATCTGAAAGCCATGTCAGTAGGAACAACAAAACGACACAGCACAGCTATTGAATAAGTTCATGAGAAATTCTAAATGACTCACATTGCCCTTTGAACTTGATGGATAAACTGCACAAAAGTACCTTATCAAGTTGGCAGCCTTTGGTAGAACTAGAATGGTCTTTTGCAAGGAATGATCTTTGGCAAGGGCAACTTGGGAAGAATGTAGACATTAAAATGGAAAGGAAATAGGTATAGTCATAATCATTTTGTTCCTAACTTTCTGGCAACTTTTTTTTCACTACCAAAAATTGAAAACCAAGCAACTGCCACTCACCCAAGACCTTATAAATGCCAGTCCAAAGCACCCGAAAATTTTCACTCAAAAAGCTGATACTACAGCTTCTTCACCTTCTACTAAAATCgtaatactagaaaacaaacATGAATTCCAAAGCTTCTTTATTTCTCTTCTCTGCTTTAGCACTTCTTTTGGCTTCAAGAGCCCAGGAAAGAGCTCCTCATGGCCTAGCTTATGAGAACCCAGTAGCATTTTCACCTTCAGCAGTTGAATTTTTTCATCCAAAAACACAAGACCCTAACACTAAGAACCCATGTGCTGAATCATCCGGCTGCTCCCCATTGCCTCtagcagctcaagtggaggCTGCTCAAGCCCGGGAAAGTCTTCTACCAACGTCCCAGAAAGGTGGAAGCGGTCTTGGAGCAGGTGGTATTGCCGGCATTGTGATTGGATTGGCATTTGCAGTGCTTCTTGCAATGGGAGGGTTCTATATATTTGTCACACGTCGAGCCAATGAGAATCGAGCTAACTCTGTTCAGCCTGATGCTTGATAGTGTCATTTACAGTAGGCTTAATGATTTTGACTAATTTCCCCTCCTACTATTCTGTTTTACTGCTAGTCATTCTCTTATTGCTTCTTGTCCTATCCTTCCTAATTCTTGGTCTCGATTGCATCCATGGCGTTATAGTGATTACTTCCTTCATTTTCTGTAAATCACGTATTATCAGCTTTACAATTAAGCAAACAAATGGATTCTAAGAAAAGCAGACAGATATGAAAATGCAGACAAGTACAAAAAGTGTCAAGTACAGATACTGAAGCAAAAACCGACATttatctaataatataattaatgatgGAGCATAACTAGTCAAGGGTCATTCCCCAGctcaatcaaagaaaagaaaaaaactgtGATCATCTAAGCCAATGAATGAACAGAAACTAGAACAAACTATTCTAAGCTTATCCTATCTGAAGATCTCCACATTCAGTTTACCAGGATATTGCAAGAAATTAAGCATCCGGAATAGCTGAtagaaataaactaaaatacaAATTTCTCTGTACATTAACTTATGTTTGGAACTGATTCTACCACTTATTTGCAAACTGAGAGATTCAGCCGCattaagtaaatatattataaattgataaatggGCTTGGGTAGAACTCATCCTCAATCTATTTACATACactatatgtatataatagtACAGTAACCGAGCAATATGGGAcaaatacaacttctaacatAAATCAAGCATCATTACCTGTGACATAGCATCTTTATTTATGATGTAAATTTTCTTTGAAGATTATGAAGATCCATTTATTTAGATATCGGACTTAAATGCGATCCCAACAATATTGATGCGGAGCTGCTTAGCAAGTTACAGATTTAGTAATTCTGAAATATCAGATTGCAGAAAAGAGTTTTGGCAGGAAAGGCCAGCCTGACAGATTGAACCTTAGATGAAGAGACAATCCTCTAAATATAACAGGAACCAAGGAGCATTTCAATTAAAAGCCGATAACAACATTTGCAATAACAATAACCCTTAATTACTGAATCATTAACAGCATGTGGATCCCCATCCAAGAACAGAACAAGTCAACAGTTTCTCCCAAATTGAAGTTTTGAACAACCTAAAGTAGAATAAACACACGAAGATAGATGACCCCACGTGAAACCAGACCATAAACTTATACAGCAAGAGGGTTCTTTTCACCCCAATGACGCCCTAAAAGATAATACAACTTCCATTTGTATGCTATGCACTTGAAGGGATTAACAATTTGAATTAACATGTACAGGatagaaaagaattttgattAACATATCGAGCAAATATAAATGATTCCATTGCCACTAATATGTCAAAATTAACAAGATTGCAATAGACCAAGAAATTACAACATTGTGCATCTTCATTGACAAAAAACATCATAACAGAAGGTAGAgtgttattaaattttagatcACTGTTCGGTGAAACCTGTCTCAtataaatgatataaattttgtGAACAGAACAAGTGTAGGCATGCTGTTGCATGTACATATCCCAGAGAAAATTGACAGAGATACTTATACAATATGGAACTACTAAAAAATCTTTACTGCCGACGTGAATTAAGAGAAGCAACCACAGGTCTAAATGTCTCGTCCACAGCTTTGTTCCACAGAAGTGCAAATTGTGAACGGAATTGCTTTCCAAATATAGGCTCCTTCAACTGAAAGAAGTTTAAAGGTAAAACAGTTAGGTTTCATGCCATGCACTGCAAAATGAGAGAAGGTTTAACTGCTCTCACTTTCATGATTGTTAATGAAGTTAATGGTCAATGATCTTCTACTCCAGTTCCATTtctaaaagagaaaatgatgATCCATAGCAAGCATGGAAGTTGATAATATACAAAGAAAATACCCTGATATCCCACTGTATACCAGACTGAAAGAGTCAAAAGAAACACCTTTTAATTGGATGAAGAAAATGTCAACAATACTTCCATTGTCTATAGATCTATATcctatatatagaaatttaattatccCTTAAGATTACAGTTTGAGTGCCTAAGTTTTCAATCTCATTT is a genomic window containing:
- the LOC8263155 gene encoding uncharacterized protein LOC8263155; translated protein: MNSKASLFLFSALALLLASRAQERAPHGLAYENPVAFSPSAVEFFHPKTQDPNTKNPCAESSGCSPLPLAAQVEAAQARESLLPTSQKGGSGLGAGGIAGIVIGLAFAVLLAMGGFYIFVTRRANENRANSVQPDA